In Falco peregrinus isolate bFalPer1 chromosome 9, bFalPer1.pri, whole genome shotgun sequence, the genomic stretch gggtgctgggggcactTGTGTGCACAGAAACGGTCTCCATGCCTGGCAGTAGTAACTGGTGCCAACCAACACAGGCACATAGCAGAGACCTGAGCTCATTCCCTGGCCCGGCCACCTCGCCTCCccgctggcagggcagggcagggcagggggtcagcgggggtggtggtggatggCTGATGCTGCCCGGAGGCTATGCCAGACCGCACAGAGCTGTGAGCAAGCCAGAGCCGGCAGGTACACAGCAGAGATTTGCTCCTGCGGCTCCTCAGAGACCATAAGCACCCACCCTTGCTACACcagcctgcctcccccagcccttcaGGGCTAAGCCACAGGCATACTGTGCTCAGGTGGAAACCATCAGGCAGGACTGAGGGTGCTTTTTGGGTATGGATAAACATTCACATGGACAAAGTTCATCCCCTGTAACCACCACATGAGCCgaagccagcagctctgggcaagTGCACAGGATGCACATGGGGTCCCTGGCACAAAGCAGGAGCTCCCAGGAGGCATGGGGTTGGGGGGACAGCAAAGCAACAGTAGCCAAAACAGAGCTGGGACACAAACAATACCCAGTTATCTTTAGTCAACCAGGCAGTGAGAGAAACATGCTGAGAACAGGGCAGGCAGGACACGCCACAGACACTGGAAACTCCCTTTCAGCCCGAGAAAAGGGCAGAATGGATGCCCCCCTGGCCCAGCTTGGCAGTGCCCAGGCTGCGGGCAGAGCTGGCGCTGGCGCTGGGCACGGCGAGGCACTGACTCACCCTGCTGCGATACAGGAAGGGGGCAGGCGGCCAAGGCCACTTCTCTGCCAAGGAGCAGCCTGATGTGCAGGGCTGAACGTGGGAGAAAACACCCCAGAGCAGGACCTGCTGCAGGATGAGGGTCTCACAAGGCTGGAGgtgagctggggagggagccCATGGCCCATTCACGCAGCGTGCCGTTGTCTCTCCCGCGTGAGTTGGgcatttaagaaaagaaaagcgAAAAAGACAAAGCCTGGACGGTAActgtgctccctgcccaggtacagccacccctgcccagctctcacCGGAGCACAGCACCTGCAGCCAGGCGCTGCTGGGGCGGCtgtggaggtgggggggggggggggggcggctctGCGCGGACCCTCCTTGGGGCCCAGGGACCCTGCATGGGGACTCTCCACGGGTCCCGGCAGCGCAGAGACCCTCCGCGAGCACCGGGTGCCGTCCACCCTCTCGATGACCCTCCCCGGGGGCCGCAGACCGGCCCCCACCCCCTCCGCAGGACCCCCCCCAGCTGGGGCCGGGCAGCTGCCGGCGGCGCCGCCGCGATGCCGCGGGGATGGGCGCGCTGGcaccgccccgcgccgcgcaCAGCACCGCCCCGCAGCGCAGCATGGGCgagcggccggcggcggcggggggggcggccgcccccAGCTGAGCCCAGCCGCCCCGGCCCGCTCCAGCCCATCGCAGCAGCCACCCGCCGCATGTCCGGGCCCGGGGCGCAGAGCCGCGGCCGGCGGCTGCCCGGTAAGTGCCCGCCgcgggaggggagcggggcacCGGGCGGGCAGGGCTCGGGCTGCTCGCAGCCCCTCTCATGCTCCCCGCAACACCTGCCCGCCGCCCCTAGCAAAGCAGCggtgcccccccctccccgcccccgcatccccccagccccggacgccccccagcccccgctgCGCCAACCTGCTgcgccggccccgctccccgggctgcgctgggcaggggctgcccgggAGGCGCCGCGCCTGGGATGGGGATGctcggggcggggaggggggttTCCTGCCTGGGAAGCGGGAGAGGTCGGGGACCTGTTGGCCCACGGGCTTGTGGCAGAGTGGCATCGGTCCCCCTCGGAGCCCCGAGGCCCCCGGGAGGAGCGGAGCCCCCCGCACCTGTGGGGTTTTGGGAAAGAGGAGGCTGAGCAGAGCAAACGCACCAGCGAGCGCAGCAGGGTGGGCGGCAGCCGGGGTGACGGGGGGCTGGCCGGGGGACAGCCTGCCGCAGGTCCCTGCCGGGTCTCGCACGCCGTGCTGCCCTCCTGGCTTTTTGGTCCTCACGCCGCTTTCTGCATGAATCCAGGCAGGGCCCCGTAAATAGCAGGGTCTTATGACACAGCCTCCGCTGGGGAAGGAGCTCTGGGCAGCAGGGATATTTTTAGTGCCGAGACTCAGGGGATTTGGAGAACGCTCAGAGGAGCGCAGGCGATGAAACCGCGGCACAGACAGGGGTTACAAGGTGCCATGTCCTCCCTCTCTCGTTCACCCACCCCCCTGCTTTCCCCAGCAAGCAGCTCTGCCAAAACCACTGCCTCCCTCACACTTGCCCGGTACATTTCCTCTCGCTGGGGCTACGGttattttttgctgtgctgcaccACGAGGTCAGATGTGCCAATCGAGACAAGACCGTGCAGGGAATTAACACTCAGGCAGCCAGCATGTTCAGGCATCCCGTCTCCGCACAGCCAGGCCCTGCGTGATTCTTTGGGGCATTCCCAGCTCTCCACACCggctgcttctcccagggctgAAGATGCTGAAAGCCCTTGGGATTTACCCTTGCCCCACAGCGGttttgctggggcagggtgaTAGGGAAAGGCTTGCGatcctgcagagcctcctggaAGATGCTGTGGCAGCCAAGGAGCTGCATCTTCCCCCAGCTGATCTCCTCACAGCACTGCATGCAGGGACTGGGCAGCCAAGGCGTCGTCCAGCAAgctgggcagctgtggggtgcCCTGGGCCTCTCTGGAGGAGCGGAGCCAGCGGTTCGGGCTCTGggaaagcacagggagaagggcaaaagctggctgggccagcctgccccagctctcaTTCACCAGGGAACTGGCCCATGCTTGGAGTGACCCCTCACTTAAACTCTGCTCACCTCCCCATCACCCCCTGTCCCTTTCCACAGCCCAGATTATTTTTCAATACCTTTTTTAAATCCCTCTAAATCTCTGCAAGGTATTGCAGAGCCATGGCCTTGAGAACAGGCCGTCCCCATCCTCGCCTGGCCTTCTGCCTCTGCTAACAAGCCTTCTCCCACCCCCAAATACACCCCTCCTATTCACTGGCACAGAGGGGTGGTTGTGCTGGGATCCCACAGActaaagaagaatgaaaaacgCATCCCCTCCCAGTGGAAACATGATTGAAGCAGCCAGATAATTGAACCATGCTCCACTCCCAGCCCAGATGCTGGGTCGGAGAACACCCTGAGCTGGTGCTCTGAGCATTCCCAAAGCCCTGCCTGGCCCTCACCCCATGCTTCTTGCACCCCAGGAATTgcccctcccccagcctgctttGGTGAGGGTGTGGACGGGGGAGCTTGCAGCAGTTTGTTTCACAGCCAGCCCCCCCAACGCCTTTCCCCACCACGGTGGTGGCCGTGAGCCCACACCATGCGAGGGCTGGTGCTCTCCCAGAGAAGAGGGACCAGTGGGACCAGCGTCCTTGCCCACAACCCATGCTGTGAGCAGTTGCCCAGGAGCAGATGAGAAGGAaatccctgcctgcacctccgAGGGGGGatcctgccctgcccgcccaACCTCTGCACCAGCGTTTGGCCCCAGTTCCTCTCCAAGCTGTGCTCGTTAATAGCACGAGAGCCGGAAGGATCTGAAGGCAGCGGGGCACTTGGTGCCTTCGCAGCCGCTCTGGGCGGTTCAGCCAGCggggaagagcctggctctgaaTGCTGATCAGCCTCCAGCCTCTTGGCTGAGTGGGCTGTAGTAATAACCATGATAATAGTAATAAAAGCCAGGCCACCAGCAGGTACCGACAGATCCCCCACGGTGCACAGGGGCCGCATTGTGTGTGCGAACGTGTCCCGCGGTGGGAACATGCCAGCCGGATGAGACAATCCCCGCGACTGACAGCCGAGTGTGACTGCCCGTCACATGGGGAAGGGCCGCGGCAGGGAACGACGCTCTCCTTTATTTCCCTGGCAAGGGATGCTGAGAGGCAGCTACACTAGCTGGGCTGTTCACCCCCGCCAGGCCCGGAAGAGCCCCGGGAGGAGGGAAGGCTCTGTCCCCGACTCTCACCGCGGTCACGGGTCAGGCAGGGCcaagcacagcccagctgccatctcctgctgctggtgttCCTTACATAATGGGATCTCAGTGCTCGTGCCCGACTCCACGGCGAGAGCTCAAAAACAAGTTCATAAACAGGTCCTGCTAATTTCTCCCACAAGAGAAATCCCGGTGCCCACAGGAatgctgccaccagcacccGTCCTGACTCTCCCCAAGCACTCTTATCCCAAGTTTCGGTCACGTGCCAGGGAGAGATGAAAACATTAATGGCACAGATTAACCACACTCACGGCACTTGGGACAGCACCCACTAgcattttggtttattttgtaagTGTGATGCAGGAGGATTTAGAGACTTTCCTCCTTACCTCCACGCTGGAGTCCCTTTGGCAAGATGTTGCACGGAGAGCCGGTCTGTCGCCCTGAAGCTGGGAGCCAAAGCAGCCTCCGCCTTGAGCGCAGCATCCTGAAGCTGGAGCCCGATGGGCTCTCCTCGGTTGCAGAGCTGCCAGAGTTTGCCATGGattcagcacagctgtgctAGGGAGTAGAGCTCTGCCTGGGACAGACAGGACAGGGCTGGCTCTAGCTGCTGAAAGGAGCCAGCTCTGTAATCAGCGCCCTGGTCACCCCCTCCTTGTCCTTGGCTCCATTCTCTTTTGCACGTAGCacaggggagagaggagggtTTTGCCTTACCCCCACGGCACTGAGCTGCTTCACCAGCACGGTGCATCTGCCACCACAGCTGTTAGCCTGGGTGCTGCACAGCGCACCGAATCTCAAGTCTCGGCACCAGAGCAGGCACCCAGTGCTTAGGTCGGACATACCGAGGCAAAAGCCCCTTCAGGCAGCTAGAATCACTGCCCTGGGCATCAGGAAGATGCTGAGCATCCAGAAGAGGACCAGAGCCTCTTCCAGAAACCACATGGTGACTGGCCCTGAGTCACGGTGCATCCCCACACTGTGCTGCAGGCACAACCCAGCCTCCTGGGGCAGGTGCCTGCAGATGATGGGGTTTAGCTGTAGCATGCCCCAAAAACAGGGTGCAGAGGAGCCCTGGAAAGGCTCTCAGGAAGATGTGACATTGATCTCCAGGACATCTCACCAGGCCCACTATCTCTTCCCTGTTTGGGTCCTATGCTGCTACATATTGCTGGCAGCCTGGCCCCTGCTATCCTCACCCCCACTCCTGCCAGACAGGGTGGGGAtgctgctccctctgctcccgCCTCCCCAgcctggaggagcagagggtTTGGGCCACGCTTAGGCAGAGCAGAGGATGTTTGTTTGGTTTCCTTGGTTACTGCACCGCCTGCTCCAGTAATCACATTTTCCTTGTGCCGGATGGGCCaagaggagcagagaggaaatCTGGAATGGCTGAGGTCAAACACCAGCCTGGGAACAGCCGGGGCCACCAACCGCAGACCCTCTGTGCCATTTGGGTCTTTGCTGTTTGGGTACCCAACTGGAAAGGGTAGTACCAGGCCCAGAGATGCAGCGACAAGCTCCTTCAGCAACAGCCCGAGGGCTCCCATCACTCCCTCCTGTGCAAGCCGAGGACACAGGCACTGACGTTGAACTGCAGGAGGAATTACAGGAATGAAAATGTTTGTGCAGGCAGAAGCCAAGCTGGCTGTGCAAGCCAGGGATGTGAATGGGGGAGCCTGCGAGCGTGGGTGCGGCTGTATTTATAGCGACAATGGCAGCAGGGGTGCGCGTGTGCAGGGGTGACAGGGTTGCTGATGCCTTTTATTCCTTATGCATCccctcagcccagaaagcctggAGCACTAATGCCAGTTCTTGTCCCTGGGAGTTTTTCCTGTTGTTAGTGTTCACACACAACCCTCTGTTTTGTAGCAAGGAAACTGAAACTTAAACACGTGCAAACCATGGCTGATCTCATAATAACACCCTTTTCCCTCCTCGACAATTCACTTCAGCAGTTGTGAACACAGCATATGAGCTCCCCACTCCTGGCTATCCTGCATCTCGGAAGCAAGATCTGAAGCTGCAGCACAAGTGCTGGTGACGCTGCCATTCTAGTGCATAACATCTATTCACAGTGAATTAGTCAACTGGtaaagcagaggggaaggaaatcATCTACCCTCCAGCACAGCCTTACTGCgtgagctgggacaggcagaAGGGCTTGGGCAGTCCTGCCTGGTCTGACCCCCCTCACCTTTCTCCCCAGCTGACATGGAGCAGGCGCAGCGGAGCCTGGATGCAgagcagatgcagcagcagcagctgaaactaCGGGACCGGCAGAAGTTCTTTGAGGAGGTGTTCCAGCATGATGTGGATTTCTTCTTCCCTATGTCTCACCTGCAGATAGAACATCGAAGACGTAAGCGCTGTGGGCAACAGCACTGACTGGGCTGGGGGTGTTTCAGGGGACAGTGACACAGGCGTTAAGAGATTGGTGAGATATCCCCAGTCTAAGGGCAGCCAGGGACATGTCTTGCACTGAGGCAGGACCACACACACTGCGTGTGGGCGTGCTGTGGATTACTCACACCACTTAAATCACTGCACATGGGCACCCAGGCTGGCGCCCTGCATAGTCACTGGCTTCAGACAGGCTCCTCTAGACAGCAGTATGGGGCAGTGACAAGGACTGCAGCGAGACAGCAGGGGCTTCCAGAGggatgttttaaagaaatgtgattttccTAAGTGCCTCTTACAGCAAGCAGAATCCAGTTCCCCATGGCAAGGCTAGCCTCCCTCCTGGCATCCTGCCTGCACAGGGCTCACGATGACCTTTGCCTGGCGCCAGCACTCACCTTTTCACTGGCCTTtgtctctgcagcccccttAGGCAGCATTTCCTCCATGGAGGTGAATGTggacatgctggagcagatggaCATGATGGACCTGTCAGACCATGACACTGTGGACGTGTTTCTGGGCTGTGGGACAGAGGAGAGCAGCGTTGCTGGGCCCCTGCCAGGTAATGTGCAGTTGTGTGCCTTTTGCAGGCCAGGCTGGGagcccttccttcccccagtgCCCACGTTGGCTTGTTCCTCAGCCCTGGCCACCCTGCGTGCAGATCCACACATGCTCATACAAAGACAGACACTTGGTGCTGGGGTCTGTGAGGCTGGAGGGACCTTGCCCTGGGCTGGTCCACATCAGTacccacctctgcagcccagAGGTATAGATCCCTGTAAATACCTTATGCTGCAGAAGACAGCCCAGGCACTTTACAGAATCTGTGAAGCAAATTCTCttgtcctgcagcagccagcgTCTTGTCATGATTTCCCAGGTCCCCACCGCACTGCAGAGCTCACTGCACCGAGTGGGAAGGCTGTAGGACCCCTCTATCTCCCAGCCAGACCCCAGGGAGCTAGGCTTGGGTCCCACAGGGAAACCCGGGGTGCCAGCACCttcttccccacacacacactgtacTGATTCACTGAGGCCAAGCCAAAtgtctcctgcctgctgcagccaacAACTTCACACAGCATAGTTCCAACCCATGCTTCATGCAAGACGCAGAAGGCTCCACTGCCAAAAACGGGGAAGGAATGTGCAGCCCTGCCCAGAGCCAAGCCAGGGGCGTGAGGTTAGGAGCAGCcatggca encodes the following:
- the DBNDD2 gene encoding dysbindin domain-containing protein 2 isoform X1; protein product: MPRGWARWHRPAPRTAPPRSAAWASGRRRRGGRPPPAEPSRPGPLQPIAAATRRMSGPGAQSRGRRLPADMEQAQRSLDAEQMQQQQLKLRDRQKFFEEVFQHDVDFFFPMSHLQIEHRRPPLGSISSMEVNVDMLEQMDMMDLSDHDTVDVFLGCGTEESSVAGPLPGADASQCPEEITLQVPSGAESKSRISSTSSVSTDLNSLDTSEEGAETPVVQSDEEDLQEDSPKKQLAKS
- the DBNDD2 gene encoding dysbindin domain-containing protein 2 isoform X2, with the protein product MPRGWARWHRPAPRTAPPRSAAWASGRRRRGGRPPPAEPSRPGPLQPIAAATRRMSGPGAQSRGRRLPADMEQAQRSLDAEQMQQQQLKLRDRQKFFEEVFQHDVDFFFPMSHLQIEHRRPPLGSISSMEVNVDMLEQMDMMDLSDHDTVDVFLGCGTEESSVAGPLPDASQCPEEITLQVPSGAESKSRISSTSSVSTDLNSLDTSEEGAETPVVQSDEEDLQEDSPKKQLAKS